In the genome of Schistocerca piceifrons isolate TAMUIC-IGC-003096 chromosome X, iqSchPice1.1, whole genome shotgun sequence, one region contains:
- the LOC124722641 gene encoding uncharacterized protein LOC124722641: MAGNYYRLHSNDFGHARSPKCIRETEECPKNADNWSFSPVHYSYSLKNLEEADRHWLVYSKSKLFCCKLISSSTVKIAKNAIYYWWHLTSYPEMDHVFRGTVEAHHQRLLNNESEHWKNILEHLIAVIHFLGQHCLPLRGSTDTLFQPDNRIFLKLVELLGKFDTVMMEHLHRTKQGESKGHHYLGKETKNQVIHLIRSPITNNVLLMMKSAKYYSIILDCTQDISKVEQMTVVVRFVQETRLHGVYDVQIWEHFLGFLPGPDSLCSTLMQVVLKFLEDKKILLCNMRGQERSFRYEQEIILCTIKKPIHFTYEGRDETIDDPTKRNKIEFYYYLLDTVITSLDERFSQLKVHCDYFDFLYDIDELKNTPPDSLDTKCRNLPSILQDHESSDIDALEWRDELKVLSTLLKPGIGPKEIL, from the exons ACCGACTGCATTCGAACGACTTTGGTCATGCGAGGTCCCCCAAGTGCATTAGGGaaactgaagaatgtcctaaaaacgcggaCAACTGGAGTTTCAgccctgtgcactacagctattctttgaagaatttagaagaagcagatagacattggttggtgtactcaaagagcaagctTTTTTGTTGCAAGCTTATTTcgtcatctacagtaaaaattgcaaagaacgCTATATACTACTGGTGGCACCTTACATCATATCCTGAAA tggatcATGTTTTCCGAGGGACTGTCGAAGCCCATCATCAAAGACTGCTGAATAATGAAAGTGAACATTGGAAAAATATTCTTGAGCACTTAATAGCAGTAATTCATTTCCTGGGTCAGCACTGTCTGCCTTTGAGAGGAAGTACAGATACACTCTTTCAGCCTGACAACAGAATCTTCTTGAAACTTGTTGAATTATTAGGAAAGTTTGACActgtgatgatggagcacctgcacagaacaaagcaaggtgagagcaagggtcatcattatcttggaaaagaaacaAAGAATCAAGTAATTCATCTTATTAGATCACCTATAACCAACAACGttctattaatgatgaaatctgcaaagtattacagtataattctggactgcacacaagatatttcaaaagttgagcagatgacagttgtggtacgtttcgtccaggagacaAGACTCCACGGGGTATATGATGTCCAAATTTGggagcatttcctgggattcctTCCAGGGCCTGATTCTTTATGCTCCACTTTGATGCAAGTTgtactcaagttcttggaagataagaaaatcctattgtgtaatatgagagggcaaGAAAGAAGTTTCAGATATGAACAAGAGAtcattttatgtaccat CaagaagccaatacactttacctatgaaggaagggatgagacaatagatgacccaacaaaacgaaataagattgaattctactattatcttttagataCAGTAATCACATCTTTGGATGAGAGATTCAGTCAACTGAAAGttcattgtgattattttgattttctctacgacatTGATGAGCTAAAGAATAcacctcctgacagcctggacacaaagtgtagaaacctcccatcgattttgcaagatcatgagtcaagcgacattgatgcatTGGAGTGGAGAGATgaactaaaagtgctttcaacattgttgaaacctggaataggtccaaaagagatTCTATAG